In Verrucomicrobiota bacterium, the following proteins share a genomic window:
- a CDS encoding winged helix-turn-helix transcriptional regulator produces the protein MPSEPCISWLKALADETRWRIVRELLAEPLTVNDLVERLGVSQYNVSKHLKILRHAGIIEGERHGRHVECDIVPEFRRRLSKNETILDLGCCTFRFDGQPE, from the coding sequence ATGCCTTCCGAACCCTGCATTTCATGGCTGAAAGCGCTGGCGGACGAAACGCGCTGGCGCATTGTGCGTGAGCTGCTCGCTGAACCGCTCACGGTCAACGATCTCGTCGAGCGGCTGGGCGTTTCGCAATACAACGTCTCCAAGCATCTCAAAATCCTTCGCCATGCCGGCATCATCGAGGGCGAGCGTCACGGGCGCCACGTCGAATGCGACATCGTCCCCGAGTTTCGCCGGCGCTTGTCCAAGAACGAAACCATTCTCGACCTCGGCTGCTGCACGTTTCGCTTCGACGGGCAGCCCGAATAG